From one Lysinibacillus sp. G4S2 genomic stretch:
- a CDS encoding acyl-CoA dehydrogenase, whose product MNFELTKEQMMIRDMVRDFAENEIKPYAREVDETSTMRIESFEKMAELGLLGIPFPEEYGGSGGDTVSYALAVEEIGRACGGTGLSYAAAVSLGASPIYNFGTEEQKQEWLVPLAKGETLGSFGLTEPNAGSDAGGTRTTAVIDGDDYIINGEKCWITNAGHARQIIVTAVTGKREDGKKIISSIIVPTNTPGVTINCNYDKMGVRGSNTCEIVLQNVRVPRANLLGDEKRGFSQFLNTLDGGRISIAALSVGIAQAAYEKALKYAKEREQFGAPISKLQAIQFKLADMAMEIELARTLVHKAAWLKDQKKPFGKEAAMAKLFASEMGFRTCNQAIQIHGGSGYMKEYDVERHLRDIKLMEIGEGTSEIQRLVISRLIGC is encoded by the coding sequence ATGAACTTTGAACTAACGAAAGAGCAAATGATGATTCGAGACATGGTGCGTGATTTTGCTGAAAATGAAATTAAACCGTATGCTCGTGAGGTTGACGAGACATCGACAATGAGAATAGAGAGCTTCGAAAAAATGGCAGAGCTAGGCTTATTAGGGATCCCGTTTCCTGAAGAGTACGGCGGTTCAGGCGGAGATACTGTTTCCTACGCGCTCGCTGTTGAAGAAATTGGCCGTGCCTGTGGCGGTACAGGATTAAGCTATGCAGCAGCAGTTAGCTTAGGTGCTTCACCTATTTATAACTTCGGTACAGAGGAGCAAAAGCAGGAATGGCTTGTTCCGTTAGCGAAGGGTGAAACGTTAGGCTCATTTGGCTTAACTGAGCCTAATGCAGGTTCAGATGCTGGTGGGACACGTACAACAGCCGTAATTGATGGTGATGATTACATCATTAATGGTGAAAAATGCTGGATTACAAATGCTGGTCATGCACGCCAAATTATTGTGACAGCAGTGACAGGTAAACGTGAAGATGGTAAAAAGATTATCTCATCTATCATAGTACCAACCAATACTCCTGGCGTAACGATCAACTGCAATTACGACAAAATGGGAGTGCGTGGGTCCAATACGTGTGAGATTGTTTTGCAAAATGTTCGTGTACCAAGAGCCAATCTTTTAGGAGATGAAAAACGAGGATTTAGTCAATTTTTAAACACTTTAGATGGAGGACGTATTTCCATTGCTGCATTATCCGTAGGGATTGCACAAGCTGCCTACGAGAAGGCATTAAAATACGCAAAAGAACGTGAACAATTTGGTGCACCCATATCAAAGCTACAGGCTATACAATTTAAATTAGCCGATATGGCAATGGAAATAGAGCTTGCGCGTACGTTAGTACATAAGGCGGCATGGCTTAAGGATCAAAAGAAACCATTTGGGAAGGAAGCGGCAATGGCAAAATTATTTGCTTCTGAAATGGGCTTCCGTACGTGTAATCAAGCAATTCAAATTCACGGCGGTTCAGGGTATATGAAAGAATACGATGTAGAGCGTCATCTGCGTGACATTAAGTTAATGGAAATCGGTGAGGGAACATCTGAAATTCAACGTCTCGTTATTTCTCGTCTAATTGGCTGTTAA
- a CDS encoding transposase gives MDIAPQSIACPNCQGRTVCHDRALRRFRHGYAWHIGVLWIELFVPRQRCKNCGFTFTFDYGLGLVHSSTESFRREITKRCHGRSIAYQFHTSAVVSKIAKTVIVREKAMIDTINSPFSNGIMEGTNNKIKLIKRRGFGYRNDAHLFLRLRLETGH, from the coding sequence GTGGACATTGCGCCACAATCAATAGCTTGTCCAAATTGCCAAGGTCGGACTGTTTGTCATGATCGTGCCCTACGCCGTTTTCGGCATGGCTATGCCTGGCATATTGGTGTGCTTTGGATTGAATTATTTGTGCCTCGCCAACGCTGTAAAAATTGTGGATTTACCTTCACATTTGACTATGGATTAGGGCTTGTTCATTCCTCGACGGAATCGTTTCGTCGTGAAATTACGAAGCGTTGTCATGGTCGCTCGATTGCGTATCAATTTCACACAAGTGCTGTAGTTTCAAAGATAGCTAAAACCGTGATTGTTCGTGAGAAAGCCATGATAGATACCATAAACTCACCTTTCTCCAACGGCATTATGGAAGGCACAAATAATAAAATTAAGCTCATCAAAAGACGTGGTTTTGGCTACCGAAATGATGCCCATCTTTTCCTCCGTTTACGTTTGGAAACAGGTCATTGA
- a CDS encoding TetR/AcrR family transcriptional regulator: MVKKTLKQRIVDASVVLFQQDGYHNVTVDRIVEYIGASKGGFYHNFKSKDELLYEIHDVFISYVIKQSQEAYDKYDTPITRLCAMLQTLTQVFDMYQAHITVFYEESRSLPEEYSEIIHKKRDQYRDILQKVIEEGQQTKDFRTELPCTIVTMAIVGMINWTYKWFKQTGPLTMEEITEVFTDMVLRAIVTEQAMEEAVQFMVKG, encoded by the coding sequence ATGGTAAAGAAAACGTTAAAACAAAGAATTGTAGACGCTTCAGTTGTACTGTTTCAGCAGGATGGCTATCACAATGTAACTGTTGATCGCATTGTTGAATATATTGGTGCATCAAAGGGTGGATTTTATCATAATTTTAAATCGAAAGATGAACTGTTATATGAAATTCATGATGTATTTATTTCTTATGTTATTAAACAGTCACAGGAGGCATATGACAAATACGATACACCGATTACACGTTTATGTGCAATGCTGCAAACACTGACACAAGTATTTGATATGTATCAAGCCCATATAACGGTTTTTTATGAGGAAAGTCGTTCATTGCCGGAAGAATATAGTGAGATTATTCATAAAAAACGCGATCAATATCGGGATATTTTACAAAAAGTCATAGAGGAAGGCCAGCAAACGAAGGATTTTCGTACAGAACTACCTTGTACTATTGTAACGATGGCTATTGTTGGGATGATTAATTGGACATATAAATGGTTTAAACAAACAGGTCCATTGACAATGGAGGAAATTACAGAGGTATTTACGGATATGGTATTGCGTGCGATTGTCACTGAACAGGCAATGGAAGAAGCAGTTCAATTTATGGTAAAGGGGTAG
- a CDS encoding AMP-binding protein, which produces MAELVYQTIGRLLDEQSTKYPQREALVYADRDLRMTYEELNRQSRIVARGLMALGIEKGEHIAVWTTNVPEWVQLQFGTGKMGAPIVTVNTNYRASELEYLLKQSDATTIFLIENYRDHSFMNTLQELCPELKHCEPGNLQSERLPLLKNVILIGETKYPGVLNWSDVLSAAEQVTEEQLDQRQQALHYDDVINIQYTSGTTGFPKGVMLTHYNLVNNAINIAECMRLTSEDRLCIPVPFFHCFGCVIGTLAITTSGGMMVPVQEFSPAEVLRTVEKEKCTALHGVPTMFISELNLPNFSSFDLSTLRTGVMAGSNCPIEVMKAVIEQMGMKDITICYGQTESSPVITQTRTDDPLSLKVETVGRALPNLEVKIVIPGTNEEAATNEQGELCTRGYHVMKGYYKNPEETLLAIDEDDWLHTGDLATMDEAGYVRVTGRLKDMIIRGGENLYPREIEEFLYSHPKISDVQVAGVPDPVYGEEAAAWIILREGEQATEVEIRDYCRDKISRHKIPRHIFFIDNYPMTASGKVQKYRLRENFAATVK; this is translated from the coding sequence ATGGCGGAACTTGTGTATCAAACTATTGGTCGATTGCTAGATGAACAATCAACAAAGTATCCACAGCGCGAAGCATTAGTGTATGCAGATAGAGATTTACGTATGACATATGAGGAGCTAAATCGTCAAAGTCGCATAGTAGCGAGGGGATTAATGGCTCTTGGAATAGAGAAGGGTGAACATATTGCAGTATGGACGACAAATGTGCCTGAATGGGTACAGCTGCAATTTGGGACAGGAAAAATGGGTGCCCCAATCGTTACCGTAAATACTAATTATCGTGCAAGTGAGTTGGAATATTTACTAAAGCAATCCGATGCTACAACGATATTTTTAATTGAAAATTATCGCGACCATTCATTTATGAATACACTTCAAGAGTTATGTCCAGAGCTTAAACATTGTGAACCAGGTAATTTGCAATCAGAGCGACTACCTTTATTGAAAAATGTTATTTTAATTGGCGAGACGAAATATCCCGGAGTGCTTAATTGGTCGGATGTTTTATCTGCCGCTGAGCAAGTAACAGAGGAGCAATTAGATCAGAGACAGCAAGCACTTCATTATGATGATGTTATTAATATTCAATATACTTCGGGAACGACAGGTTTTCCGAAAGGGGTTATGTTAACGCATTACAACTTAGTTAATAATGCGATAAATATTGCAGAATGTATGCGTTTAACGTCTGAGGATCGTTTATGTATACCTGTACCATTTTTCCACTGTTTTGGCTGTGTGATTGGAACATTAGCGATTACAACTAGTGGTGGGATGATGGTGCCAGTGCAGGAATTTTCACCTGCCGAGGTGCTACGGACGGTTGAAAAAGAGAAGTGTACCGCATTACACGGTGTGCCAACGATGTTTATTAGTGAGCTTAATTTACCGAATTTTTCGTCTTTCGACCTATCAACATTGCGTACCGGAGTAATGGCTGGTTCTAACTGTCCTATTGAGGTTATGAAGGCTGTTATCGAGCAAATGGGGATGAAGGATATTACGATCTGTTACGGGCAAACAGAATCCTCACCTGTTATTACACAAACGAGAACAGATGACCCGTTATCTTTAAAAGTGGAAACAGTCGGCCGTGCATTGCCAAATCTAGAAGTTAAAATCGTCATTCCTGGTACAAACGAAGAAGCTGCGACGAATGAGCAAGGAGAGCTATGTACGAGAGGCTATCACGTCATGAAAGGTTATTATAAAAATCCTGAAGAAACGCTTCTTGCAATTGATGAGGACGACTGGCTGCATACCGGGGATTTGGCAACGATGGATGAAGCGGGCTATGTGCGTGTCACAGGGCGTTTAAAAGACATGATTATTCGTGGTGGTGAAAATTTATATCCACGAGAGATTGAAGAATTCCTTTACTCCCATCCAAAAATATCAGATGTGCAGGTTGCAGGTGTACCTGATCCTGTTTATGGAGAAGAAGCGGCAGCTTGGATTATTTTACGAGAAGGAGAGCAGGCAACAGAGGTAGAGATTCGGGATTATTGTCGGGATAAAATCTCCAGACATAAAATCCCAAGGCATATTTTCTTTATCGACAACTATCCGATGACTGCATCAGGGAAGGTTCAAAAATATAGATTACGTGAGAATTTT
- a CDS encoding M20 peptidase aminoacylase family protein, which produces MNQVLQNLQSRLMEIFTHLHEHPEISWQEQKTTQYIAHLLKDAHMKPQLFDDMTGLYVDIGEGTPRVGFRTDIDALWQEIDGEFKANHSCGHDGHMTMAIGTALVLKDMEHLLPGAVRILFQPAEEKGQGALAFAKKGLIDNLEYLFGVHVRPLMELQDGTYAPAIYHGTAKLFTGTIIGEEAHAARPELAINAIEIGAAIVEGLQKIWTDPNVSASVKMTQFNTGSTSTNIIPGKATFSIDARAQTNEAMQAITEGIERVKASVEAMYGAKITLQVDAYVVAALVNDEALQHMNAAIVDVVGEKACASPVITPGGEDFHFYTFERPNLKATMLGLGCGVTPGLHHPKMTFNRERLITGVNIITRAILRAL; this is translated from the coding sequence ATGAACCAAGTTTTACAAAACTTACAGTCAAGATTAATGGAGATTTTTACACATCTACATGAGCATCCAGAAATTAGCTGGCAGGAGCAGAAAACAACTCAATACATTGCACATCTATTAAAGGATGCGCATATGAAGCCTCAGTTGTTCGATGATATGACTGGACTTTATGTAGATATTGGGGAGGGAACACCGAGAGTCGGATTTCGTACGGATATAGATGCACTATGGCAGGAAATAGACGGTGAATTTAAGGCTAATCATTCTTGCGGTCATGATGGTCATATGACGATGGCTATAGGGACAGCACTAGTGTTAAAGGATATGGAGCATTTACTTCCTGGTGCAGTGCGTATTCTTTTTCAGCCTGCAGAAGAAAAAGGACAGGGAGCTCTGGCATTCGCTAAGAAGGGGCTGATTGATAATCTAGAGTACTTATTTGGTGTCCATGTACGTCCGTTAATGGAATTACAGGACGGCACATATGCCCCAGCCATATATCATGGTACGGCAAAGCTTTTTACGGGGACAATTATTGGGGAAGAAGCGCATGCCGCACGACCTGAACTCGCTATTAATGCTATTGAGATAGGGGCAGCGATTGTCGAAGGTCTACAAAAAATTTGGACGGACCCGAATGTTTCTGCGTCAGTTAAAATGACGCAATTTAATACAGGAAGTACTTCCACAAATATTATTCCTGGGAAAGCAACATTTAGCATTGATGCACGAGCACAAACAAATGAAGCAATGCAAGCTATTACAGAAGGTATTGAGCGGGTAAAGGCATCGGTAGAAGCGATGTATGGTGCAAAAATTACCTTGCAGGTAGATGCATATGTTGTTGCAGCATTAGTAAATGACGAGGCATTACAGCATATGAATGCGGCGATTGTAGACGTTGTTGGTGAAAAAGCTTGTGCTTCACCAGTCATCACACCTGGTGGAGAGGATTTTCATTTTTATACGTTTGAGCGTCCCAACCTGAAAGCAACAATGCTTGGCTTAGGTTGTGGTGTAACACCTGGATTACATCATCCGAAAATGACGTTTAATCGAGAGAGGCTTATTACAGGTGTGAACATTATTACGAGAGCTATTTTACGAGCTTTATAA